One part of the Longimicrobium sp. genome encodes these proteins:
- a CDS encoding alpha-amylase family glycosyl hydrolase, translating to MKLRLLAAVAAAAIAGSAHAQAPEVVKVDPPDWWAGHSINPVRLLIRGRNLGGARMECPRLACGEVKVNAAGTYAFVDVTVGDGAAPGRYPLTLRTGGGAAQVPFTVSAALPATGRYQGFGPDDVLYLLMPDRFANGDPRNDEPSVSRGILDRAGARRWHGGDLEGVRQKLPYLRDLGITAIWMNPIYDNTNTLDTKEVYDGQPTTAYHGYHAIDYYAVEERFGDMQALRRLVDEAHAQGIKIILDMVANHTSAYHPWVTDSPTPTWYNGTAERHLSNNWQVWALADPHATPDIRRPVLEGWFVDILPDLNQNDPEVARYIIQNTLWWAGMTGIDGIRQDTWPYVPRSFWREWMAAIRREHPTMRVVGEVFDGDPATVAFFTGGRSRWDGIDDGVDALFDFPLFFPLRRAFVEGKPLREVAQMLGRDHLYEEPQSMVTFLGLHDVARFMGEQGASHEGLRLAYTFLLTTRGTPLLYYGDEIGMPGGGDPHNRRDFPGGWPGDPRNAFQASGRTPEEQATFAHVQALLRLRAQRGELRQGPLVNLHVADQQYVYRRGATVVALNNDTTAAEVRIPATELGADVLGRCAPPRRDGDALVIAIPPRTGCVF from the coding sequence ATGAAGCTCCGTCTGCTCGCCGCGGTGGCCGCGGCCGCGATCGCCGGTTCCGCACACGCGCAGGCGCCGGAGGTGGTCAAGGTAGATCCGCCCGACTGGTGGGCGGGCCACTCCATCAATCCCGTGCGCCTGCTCATCCGCGGGCGCAACCTGGGCGGTGCACGCATGGAGTGCCCGCGGCTGGCGTGCGGGGAGGTAAAGGTGAACGCGGCGGGGACGTACGCGTTCGTCGACGTCACCGTGGGAGACGGGGCGGCGCCGGGGCGGTACCCGCTCACCCTGCGCACCGGCGGCGGCGCGGCACAGGTGCCGTTCACCGTGTCGGCGGCGCTGCCGGCCACGGGGCGCTACCAGGGCTTCGGGCCCGACGACGTGCTGTACCTGCTGATGCCGGACCGGTTCGCCAACGGCGACCCGCGCAACGACGAGCCGTCCGTGTCGCGCGGCATCCTGGACCGCGCGGGCGCGCGCCGCTGGCACGGCGGCGACCTGGAGGGGGTGCGCCAGAAGCTTCCGTACCTGCGCGACCTGGGGATCACCGCCATCTGGATGAACCCCATCTACGACAACACCAACACGCTCGACACCAAGGAAGTCTACGACGGGCAGCCCACGACCGCGTACCACGGCTACCACGCCATCGACTACTACGCGGTGGAGGAGCGCTTCGGCGACATGCAGGCGCTGCGGCGGCTGGTGGACGAGGCGCACGCGCAGGGGATCAAGATCATCCTGGACATGGTGGCCAACCACACCAGCGCCTACCACCCCTGGGTCACCGACTCGCCCACGCCCACCTGGTACAACGGCACGGCGGAGCGGCACCTGTCCAACAACTGGCAGGTGTGGGCGCTGGCCGACCCGCACGCCACGCCCGACATCCGCCGCCCGGTGCTGGAGGGGTGGTTCGTCGACATCCTGCCGGACCTGAACCAGAACGACCCCGAGGTGGCCCGCTACATCATCCAGAACACCCTGTGGTGGGCGGGGATGACGGGCATCGACGGCATTCGGCAGGACACCTGGCCGTACGTGCCGCGCTCCTTCTGGCGCGAGTGGATGGCGGCCATCCGCCGCGAGCACCCCACCATGCGCGTGGTGGGCGAGGTGTTCGACGGCGATCCCGCCACGGTGGCGTTCTTTACGGGGGGCCGCTCACGGTGGGACGGCATCGACGACGGGGTGGACGCCCTCTTCGACTTTCCCCTGTTCTTTCCGCTGCGGCGCGCGTTCGTGGAAGGCAAGCCGCTGCGCGAGGTGGCGCAGATGCTGGGGCGCGACCACCTGTACGAGGAGCCCCAGTCCATGGTGACCTTCCTGGGGCTGCACGACGTGGCGCGCTTCATGGGCGAGCAGGGCGCCTCGCACGAAGGACTGCGGCTGGCGTACACGTTTCTGCTCACCACGCGCGGCACGCCGCTGCTGTACTACGGCGACGAGATCGGCATGCCGGGCGGCGGCGACCCCCACAACCGCCGCGACTTTCCCGGCGGGTGGCCCGGCGACCCGCGCAACGCATTCCAGGCGTCGGGTCGCACGCCCGAGGAGCAGGCCACGTTCGCGCACGTGCAGGCGCTGTTGCGGCTGCGCGCCCAGCGCGGCGAGCTGCGCCAGGGGCCGCTGGTGAACCTGCACGTGGCCGACCAGCAGTACGTGTACCGCCGCGGGGCCACCGTGGTGGCGCTGAACAACGACACCACCGCCGCCGAGGTGCGCATCCCCGCCACGGAGCTGGGCGCGGACGTGCTGGGCCGCTGCGCGCCGCCTCGCCGCGACGGTGACGCCCTGGTCATCGCCATCCCGCCCCGCACCGGCTGCGTGTTCTGA